From one Leishmania infantum JPCM5 genome chromosome 29 genomic stretch:
- a CDS encoding putative RNA binding protein, whose amino-acid sequence MTRLNSSCVSVQRNRSICQSAASPEAVLPSASILPPPTREGASAGVAYSRSDEGRSNDNVTPQTLNAVNSFVASGKTKKIASNSSRSSDSNLYQPRAAVQKNQAPATNTRSSCGAAAPRKGRSRRASTAAHATASNESNLHNSNLFICNLDTRVSQAELETAFAEHGTILSSAVMRDIHTGESLGTAFVRMSSHDEARCTMEAMNGVHVGSRSISVQWARRSEGGPVGEARKKIMKLFVRNIPLDCTKMDLEELFGAYGSVRQVTLHKDTSPVQDEAMVRLIAFVIYTEEGAAERAAREVHNTKPFASCNGIPIMVKLAEDLAKHYREHNHQQQQQQGDSTPTAAATKQRHRRSHSQRNSLTLIASKSPSHKQTISSGNAVMGLSSHTSSTTLSIHAGQSGGADASIVDMDVPSDVSFCTNYPQLTPPQCNVPPVKTPLGSMTPATLLQQHRMSCVRGAAASSAAPLSPSNALQFLATAPSNAGGRMPAVSTPTCKGAAAVPFVAGSQRPSFIDIPNSQVAQSFFFNSSTPQLSQYAPPQQQHHHLQLPQLSELPINAPVTPRLYHLPTAHAVPERQDSRAAVVLPNPRCEALPVQGRSTDDSQPIVAYSGPGEESDLRIVDTAPVAHPVSLRPQPNVKTAPPKLPQTYRHNPYISCSFIRVG is encoded by the coding sequence ATGACCCGCCTCAACTCCTCTTGCGTCTCAGTGCAGAGGAACAGGTCGATTTGCCAGAGTGCTGCTTCGCCTgaagcggtgctgccgtccGCTTCCATTCTGCCACCACCtacgagagagggagcttCTGCTGGCGTTGCGTATTCCCGCAGTGACGAAGGGCGCAGCAACGACAATGTGACCCCACAGACACTGAATGCGGTGAACTCGTTCGTGGCAAGTGGCAAGACGAAGAAGATTGCCTCGAACAGCAGCAGGTCCAGTGACTCAAACCTCTACcagccgcgcgccgccgtgcagaAGAATCAGGCTCCAGCTACGAACACACGTTCCAgctgtggcgcggcggcaccgaggaaaggccgcagcagacgcgcTTCCACTGCGGCAcatgccaccgcctccaaCGAGAGCAACCTGCACAACAGCAATCTTTTTATTTGCAACTTAGACACGAGGGTGAGCCAGGCAGAACTCGAGACAGCGTTTGCCGAGCACGGCACCATCCTGAGCTCTGCCGTCATGCGCGACATTCACACAGGCGAGAGTCTCGGCACCGCCTTTGTGCGGATGAGCTCGCACGATGAGGCTCGATGCACGATGGAGGCGATGAACGGCGTACACGTCGGCTCTCGTTCCATCTCTGTTCAGTGGGCGAGGCGCAGTGAGGGAGGGCCAGTTGGCGAAGCCCGCAAGAAGATCATGAAGCTGTTTGTGCGCAACATTCCCCTCGACTGCACGAAGATGGATCTAGAGGAGCTGTTTGGGGCGTACGGCAGTGTGCGCCAGGTGACGCTGCACAAGGACACGTCGCCGGTGCAGGATGAGGCGATGGTGCGGCTGATTGCGTTTGTGATCTACACCGAGGAGggcgcggcggagcgggcggCGCGGGAGGTGCACAACACGAAGCCGTTCGCGTCGTGCAACGGCATCCCCATCATGGTGAAGCTGGCTGAGGACCTAGCGAAGCACTACCGCGAACACAATCaccaacaacagcagcaacagggCGACTCGACCCCTACCGCAGCTGCCAccaagcagcggcaccggcgcagccacagccaGCGAAACAGCTTGACCCTTATAGCGAGTAAGAGCCCCAGCCACAAACAGACCATCAGCAGCGGTAACGCCGTCATGGGCCTGAGCAgccacaccagcagcaccacgctGAGCATCCACGCTGGTCAATcgggcggcgccgatgcatCGATAGTAGATATGGATGTTCCCTCTGACGTCTCGTTCTGCACAAATTACCCCCAGCTCACACCGCCGCAGTGCAACGTGCCACCGGTGAAAACACCGCTGGGCTCGATGACGCCAGCAACGCTTCTGCAGCAACACAGGATGAGCTGTGTgagaggtgcagctgcgtcctctgccgccccgctctctccttccaACGCTCTTCAGTTTCTGGCGACAGCACCGTCAAACGCTGGCGGAAGGATGCCAGCGGTCAGTACCCCGACATGTaaaggcgcggcggcggtgccgttcGTGGCGGGCTCGCAGCGGCCCTCGTTTATTGATATCCCCAACAGCCAAGTGGCGCAGAGCTTCTTCTTCAACAGCTCGACACCGCAGCTGTCGCAGTACgcgccgcctcagcagcagcatcaccatCTGCAGCTTCCCCAATTGAGCGAGCTACCCATCAACGCGCCAGTGACGCCCAGGCTCTACCACTTGCCGACAGCTCACGCGGTTCCGGAGCGTCAGGACTCGCGCGCTGCAGTAGTGCTTCCAAACCCTCGCTGCGAGGCGCTTCCGGTACAGGGCCGCTCTACGGACGATTCGCAGCCCATAGTGGCGTACTCGGGCCcaggggaggagagcgaccTGCGGATTGTCGATACCGCACCGGTAGCGCATCCGGTTTCGCTGCGCCCACAGCCGAACGTTAAAACGGCGCCGCCAAAGCTGCCGCAGACGTACCGCCACAACCCCTACATCAGCTGCAGCTTTATTCGCGTGGGCTGA
- a CDS encoding putative RNA binding protein, producing the protein MGLRRTDPLDRHRRGCGEEGSSQLNTDAATDGAEDAEDQASIRSEQCGRAKQTGRSTPGAANLSPHALSSQQPLQNQVQQQQRSGKPHDSAQMESSFSSSQIGSVVLNSCSATLPATCSGATGGNGGGRRCGSTPAAAGRGGDGASPPSSRQLQPPANHSHVNLFVRHLPLELNEEKLRAMFTPFGEIVNSAIMRNIHTGVSLGTAFVRFAKHEEAMRAMEAFAGGRPVTGSKRVTVQWARREHDKAPSGDERRKMRKLFIRNVPKDVTQEMLMALFSQHGSVKSVSTHRDTAAANAVSQPGGGGATAAAEADPSSHSGPDSAAASGSTDDRRIAFVTFEQEGVAEQATAAVHNTMPFASCQGIPLMVKLAEDTPVRHNALGGNIARANNVGIPNGIGTNGNVAHVPHNSSVSSGGSVGAHHPATMAGVPNNTLSWSDVPVTDYIVTPMTSPPAAQLHSTAGLALPSGSGRGMSMRWSGASGIGAGRSYPRVPQDGRAAHVLSPLRSFAGTTGSAGSPNETPPYASLTPVHSNSAVLTYGGQTSGSAQAPRKPVQSPTPFLAPPKSPSATTATPQHIGGFSAADTMLEGSQTPGSFGLVGGSSGSHPVQAMGSGSTELNGFAGGDYAGGFPISSYETQEFYTMLQRCSSNLAAASGATAKSPPSRQPSAPVPGAGAAPHSGSGSNHSKSRANAGGLSFRVSGSHTDAARSDGVASSPLPQSAQPSSTAPLSSSSFQQSQPKTLVLPQPRSGAVQQAQQQRPVPAESEGGSILSGGHAPAPYRLIPQPRSNTSTNPSVPLSRSAAAAAAAAAAAAAVPSSSASRRANTLPPDACPPSCASTPQKHLPRGLPPSTSASFTAGSGAHSRSNGSFARRVAPEAEAGAISGASNLRHGPRATSSSMHAIRGGTSGGGGGSSGANSAGAATGTLAAPLNSELAASFASNNTNGFQPYQVTGTLGTGSAASCSGHGTIDTRCSSTMKYTAAPPAQPTGLPLPPGRSPAPQSPSRRFSYELTQSVTAALGPPTFTTAPLMAAAAKMISTDDGALTSDDMNTFDYGAHASDDVYAAKSHYSTSCAAKVMRAVGGVNPPLCGAASGTSSSENVNANIKKQSGTSAMRAQLSSPAPAATASSGAAASTLRRSGQLGDASPCSLSLGGAGLLDDHLLFQWESNSAAMNVAPGINDLASIAVAAAPTVLPFSDARRSKETAAVLDMMSMLSESRTPDLIALADAPTAGSVSHMRSQPDAGDYWSAAQMRDTEKLGLGAVGGGDMGVTAHQGSSTATSTSKALSRCSTGRTLPGTTAQPPSRIGRSDDEDDGQTGWMMYPDIDLNLGWPLGSTMKSKKGGGVVGSSLNSSSSREDVDHLGYSQQLGHAMDNLYNLMSYDDASY; encoded by the coding sequence ATGGGACTGCGTCGCACCGATCCTCTTGACCGTCACCGACGCGGTTGCGGCGAGGAAGGCAGCAGCCAACTGAACAcagacgccgccaccgatgGCGCGGAGGATGCTGAGGACCAGGCCAGCATCCGCAGTGAGCAGTGCGGGCGGGCAAAGCAAACTGGCCGTAGCACCCCGGGCGCGGCCAACCTCTCTCCACACGCCTTGAGCTCGCAACAACCGCTTCAGAATCAGGtccaacagcagcagcgctccgGCAAACCTCACGACTCTGCCCAGATGGAGTcgtccttcagcagcagtcAGATTGGTAGCGTGGTGCTCAACAGTTGCAGTGCAACACTACCGGCCACCTGTAGCGGCGCTACAGGTGGTAACGGTGGTGGCCGTCGTTGTGGCAGCACGCCCGCAGCCGCTGGTagaggtggcgatggcgcctcCCCACCGTCCTCGCGCCAACTTCAGCCGCCTGCAAATCACAGCCATGTGAATCTGTTTGTGCGGCATCTGCCGCTTGAGCTGAACGAAGAAAAGCTGCGAGCGATGTTCACCCCGTTCGGCGAAATCGTCAACTCGGCCATCATGCGCAACATTCACACCGGCGTCAGCCTCGGCACCGCATTTGTGCGGTTTGCGAAAcacgaggaggcgatgcgcgCCATGGAGGCCTTTGCGGGAGGCCGGCCGGTGACGGGTTCGAAACGGGTGACGGTGCAGTGGGCTCGCCGCGAGCACGACAAGGCTCCTTCCGGGGATGAGCGGCGCAAAATGCGAAAACTGTTTATTCGTAATGTCCCAAAGGACGTAACGCAGGAGATGCTCATGGCCCTCTTCAGTCAGCACGGCTCGGTGAAGTCGGTCAGTACCCATCGCgacacggcagccgccaACGCCGTTTCGCAaccaggcggcggcggtgccactgctgcggcggaggcggaccCCTCATCCCACAGCGGACctgacagcgccgccgccagtgGCAGCACCGATGACCGCCGCATCGCGTTTGTCACCTTCGAGCAGGAGGGCGTTGCGGAGCAGGCGACCGCCGCGGTGCACAACACAATGCCGTTCGCTTCGTGCCAGGGCATTCCACTCATGGTGAAGTTGGCCGAGGACACACCAGTGCGACACAACGCTCTTGGCGGCAACATCGCGAGAGCCAATAACGTTGGCATCCCGAACGGCATTGGTACGAATGGGAATGTGGCGCATGTGCCTCACAACAGCagcgtgagcagcggcggtagcgTGGGCGCACACCACCCTGCCACCATGGCCGGCGTCCCCAACAATACTCTCAGCTGGTCCGACGTGCCCGTAACGGACTATATTGTCACACCGATGAcgtcgccgcctgctgcacagctgcaTAGCACCGCTGGACTAGCATTGCCGTCGGGCAGTGGACGCGGAATGTCAATGAGGTGGAGTGGGGCGTCGGGTATCGGTGCCGGTCGAAGCTACCCTCGTGTGCCACAGGACGGCAGGGCAGCCCACGTtctctcgccgctgcgctccttTGCCGGGACAACGGGCTCAGCCGGGTCACCAAATGAAACCCCACCGTACGCCAGTCTCACTCCAGTTCACAGCAACTCAGCGGTGCTCACCTACGGTGGGCAGACCTCTGGGAGTGCGCAAGCACCCCGGAAGCCCGTTCAAAGCCCCACACCATTCTTGGCGCCGCCGAAGTCTCCGTCGGCCACGACGGCCACTCCCCAGCACATTGGAGGCTTCAGCGCTGCAGACACTATGCTTGAAGGCTCGCAGACACCTGGCAGCTTCGGGCTCGTagggggcagcagcggctcacACCCAGTCCAGGCTATGGGCAGCGGTTCAACAGAACTTAACGGCTTTGCTGGCGGCGACTACGCTGGCGGCTTCCCGATATCCTCGTACGAGACGCAGGAGTTTTACACGATGCTGCAACGGTGCAGTAGCaacctcgccgccgccagcggcgccactgcaaagtcgccgccatcgaggCAGCCTTCCGCACCAGTGCcaggcgccggtgccgccccACACtcgggcagcggcagcaatcATAGTAAGAGTAGAGCCAACGCCGGTGGGTTGTCCTTCCGCGTTTCGGGCTCCCACACCGACGCCGCGCGGAGCGATGGAGTGGCCAGCTCACCTCTGCCGCAGTCAGCGCAGCCCTCTTCCACAGCACCGCTCAGCAGCTCATCTTTTCAGCAGTCTCAGCCAAAGACCTTGGTGCTTCCGCAGCCTCGCTCCGGCGCGGTACAGCAGGCGCAACAACAGCGACCTGTACCAGCAGAATCTGAAGGTGGCAGCATTTTGAGTGGCGGTCACGCCCCAGCGCCATATCGACTCATCCCACAGCCACGCAGCAACACGAGCACCAACCCCTCCGTGCCCCTCAGCCGgtcagccgctgctgctgccgctgctgctgccgccgccgctgctgttcctTCATCCTCTGCCTCTCGGCGCGCCAACACACTGCCGCCAGACGCCTGCCCGCCTTCGTGCGCATCGACTCCGCAGAAGCATCTCCCGCGGGGGTTGCCGCCAAGCACCAGCGCATCCTTcaccgctggcagcggcgcccatTCCAGAAGCAACGGCTCATTTGCCCGCCGTGTTGCCCCAGAGGCAGAGGCTGGTGCGATTAGTGGTGCGTCGAACCTGCGTCATGGCCCACGTGCTACTTCCTCCTCCATGCACGCCATTCGCGGCGGGACcagtggtggcgggggcggcagcagcggcgcgaacagcgctggcgccgccactggcACGTTGGCAGCCCCTCTCAACTCGGAGCTTGCAGCCTCATTTGCGAGCAACAACACCAACGGCTTCCAACCCTACCAAGTCACCGGCACCCTTGGTACCGGCTCTgcagcgagctgcagcgggcaCGGCACAATCgacacgcgctgcagctcgacGATGAAGTACACTGCTGCTCCCCCAGCGCAGCCGACtggtctgccgctgccaccaggCCGCTCCCCcgcgccgcagtcgccgtcgcggcgcttCTCTTATGAGCTGACGCAGTCCGTCACGGCAGCCTTAGGGCCGCCAACGTTCACGACAGCGCCGttgatggcagcggcggccaagATGATATCAACAGACGACGGTGCGTTGACTTCTGACGATATGAATACCTTTGACTATGGCGCTCACGCGTCGGATGACGTGTACGCAGCCAAGTCTCACTACAGTACCTCATGTGCGGCGAAGGTGATGCGTGCGGTAGGCGGCGTCAACCCGCCGCTGTGTGGTGCAGCCAgtggcaccagcagcagcgagaacGTGAATGCAAATATCAAGAAACAGAGCGGCACTAGCGCGATGCGGGCCCAACTAAGCAGCCCTGCTCCTGCCGCGACCGCGTCTtccggcgcggccgcctcgacTCTTCGCAGAAGTGGCCAGCTCGGCGACGCGAGTCCTTGCTCCCTCTCGCTTGGCGGTGCCGGTCTCCTTGACGACCACCTGCTTTTCCAGTGGGAAAGTAACTCGGCCGCAATGAATGTCGCTCCCGGTATAAACGACCTCGCAAGCATAGCCGTAGCAGCGGCCCCGACAGTGCTGCCGTTTAGTGATGCTCGGCGCAGCAAGGAAACCGCAGCGGTGCTTGATATGATGTCCATGCTGTCGGAGTCGCGCACGCCAGACCTGATTGCGCTCGCAGATGCGCCGACGGCCGGGTCTGTGTCACACATGAGGTCGCAGCCCGACGCTGGCGACTACTGGAGTGCCGCGCAGATGCGAGATACGGAAAAGCTGGGTTTGGGCgccgtgggcggcggcgataTGGGAGTGACAGCCCACCAAGGGTCGTCTACGGCGACGTCGACATCGAAGGCGctgagccgctgcagcactggCCGGACATTGCCCGGCACGActgcgcagccgccttcGCGAATTGGCCGCTctgacgacgaggacgacgggCAGACAGGGTGGATGATGTACCCGGACATCGACCTGAACCTCGGCTGGCCCCTCGGTTCCACCATGAAGTCAAAGAAGGGCGGTGGGGTGGTTGGCAGCAGcct